The window CAAAAGCTCGGCCAGATGGGTCAGGCCCTGGTGCAAAGTGCGCGTCCACAAGGCCCGCGTGGTGACCTCGGGCAAGCGCCCGCTGTGGCGCAACTCGGCGCCCTGCAGATCGATGGAATGGCAGAGCTCGCGATAGCTCTGCTCCGAGAGGTGGCCCTGGTCGAAAAGCTGGTAGTAGGTCTGCTTTTCCATGGCGAACAGGCGGGCGTAAAAGAGCCGGCGCTCGACCTCGGCGCCGAGCTCCCTGCGGCGCAGCGCCTCGAGCTCGCGGCGCTGCTCGGCGATGCCGCTGTGCAGACGCTGGTTGAGGCCCTCGGCCACTCGTTCCGAAAGCAAGCCGCCGCGGCGTAACTCGGGCACCCGCTCCCAGGCCCGGCGCATGGCCGCCAACAAGCCCTCGACGCGGGCCACGCGATCCTCCAGCGGCGGCTTGTCGAGACCCAGGCGCTGCACCAGCCACTCGATGGTCAGGCCCTGAACGAACAGCGTGAACAGCACCGCCCCCATGACCAGCGCCACGAACAGCTCGGCGTGGACGAAGTCGCCCAAACTCAGCGCCAGCGCCAGGCCGATGGCGCCGCGCAAGCCCCCCCAGTACATCACCGCCTGATAGCCCCGATCGATGCGCTCGGCGCCCGGCAGCCGGCCGACCAGCGGCACCAGGCCGAAAATCACCACGGCGCGCGACAAAAGCATGGCCGCCAGCACCCAAGCCAGCAGGTCGATGGCTTCGTAAAGCGCCCCCAGATTGACGCTCAATCCGACCAGCAAGAAGATCAGTGCGTTGGCCACGAACGCCATGTATTCCCAGAAGTGCTCGAGATAGCCCACCACCGAGGGCGAGATCTTGGCCCGCCCCCAACCGCCCAGCGTGACCCCTGCCGCCACCACCGCCATGACGCCGCTGACGTGGAAAACCTCCTCGGCCACCAAGAACGAAAGGTAGGCCAGCACCGTGGTGAGCGTAATCTCGATGGAGACGTCGCCGCGCACCCGGCCCAACAGCCAGCCGAACCCCAGCGCCGCCAGCCAGCCCACCAGGGCGCCGCCTAGGAAGACCACGAAGAAGCCGGCGACGTCGAGAAAGGCGCCCAACGGCGTGAAAAAATAGCCGCCCACGGCGACGCCCACCAGGATTCGCGTCAGCACGATCGAGGTGGCGTCGTTGAACAGGCTCTCGCCCTCGACCAGCACGGTAAGCCTGAGGGGAGCGCCGAGCTGGCGAAACAGCGCCACCACGGCGACCGGATCGGTGGCGCTGAGGATGGCGCCCAGCAGCAGCGCCGAGGCCAGGTCCAAGGGCGTCACCAGCCACAGCAGCACACCGATCAGGCCGGCCGTGACCAGCACGCCCGGGATGGCCAGCGTCAGCACCGGCAAGAGGTTGTGGCGCAGCTGCCGGGCATCCAGGTTGAAGGCCGATTCGAAAATCAGTGTCGGCAGGAAAACGAAAAGAATGGTCTCGGGCGAGACCGAGAAGCCGGCGAACGAGCCCAGCCAGCCCGGGGCCTGGGCGAAGATCTGGGCCAGGCCGATGCCGACCAGCACCAGGGCCACCGTGAAGGGCAGCTTGATGCGCTTGCTCAAGGCGAGCGTGCCGGCCGCCACCAGCAGCAGCGCCACGACGATGGTGACCAGTTCGACGGTGTGCAGCGTGGCCTGCATGGTGTCTCCCGTAGCCCCCCGCCGCACATTGTGTCCGACCGGCGGGGCCAGGTAAACGCCTGACGCACCAGGCTCAACTCGGTTAAAGTTGGCTGGCGACAATTTCCGCGGCAAAAAAAGGCAACCCCGCAATGAGCAACTCCACCCTGCGCCAGATGGCCGACAACCGCGAGGCCAAATTCGGCACCGGCATCTTCGAATTCGACAGCCCCGGCATCGGCCATATCCTCAAGGCCGGCGGCGCCGAATACGCCTTCGTCGACTGCGAGCATTCGGGCTTCGGCCTCGACGCCCTCAAGCGCCTGTTGCGTTACATGGAGGCGGCCGGGCTGCCCACTTTCGTGCGGCCGCCGTCGCAGTCGAGCCACCACATCGCCACCTTCCTCGATGCCGGCGCCGAGGGCCTGATGCTGCCCATGGTTTCGACGGCCGACCAGGCCCGGGCCATCGTCGAGGCCATGAAGTACACGCCAGAGGGATCACGCGGTGTGGCCTTGGGCATCGCCCATGACCGCTACGCCCCGGGTCCGGTGCTGGAGAAGCTCGACGCCGCCAACCGGCGCACAGTCTGCCTGGTGCTGATCGAGACCAAGGAAGGCATCGCCAACGTCGACGAGATCGCCGCTACCGACGGCGTCGACGTGCTCTGGATCGGGCACTTCGACCTGAGCTGCAGCCTGGGCATCGCCGGTCAGTTCGAACACCCGGATTTTCTTGCGGCGGTGGATCGTGTGGTGGCCGCCGGCCGGGCCCACGGCAAATCCCTGGGGCGCATGGTG is drawn from Alphaproteobacteria bacterium and contains these coding sequences:
- a CDS encoding cation:proton antiporter; amino-acid sequence: MQATLHTVELVTIVVALLLVAAGTLALSKRIKLPFTVALVLVGIGLAQIFAQAPGWLGSFAGFSVSPETILFVFLPTLIFESAFNLDARQLRHNLLPVLTLAIPGVLVTAGLIGVLLWLVTPLDLASALLLGAILSATDPVAVVALFRQLGAPLRLTVLVEGESLFNDATSIVLTRILVGVAVGGYFFTPLGAFLDVAGFFVVFLGGALVGWLAALGFGWLLGRVRGDVSIEITLTTVLAYLSFLVAEEVFHVSGVMAVVAAGVTLGGWGRAKISPSVVGYLEHFWEYMAFVANALIFLLVGLSVNLGALYEAIDLLAWVLAAMLLSRAVVIFGLVPLVGRLPGAERIDRGYQAVMYWGGLRGAIGLALALSLGDFVHAELFVALVMGAVLFTLFVQGLTIEWLVQRLGLDKPPLEDRVARVEGLLAAMRRAWERVPELRRGGLLSERVAEGLNQRLHSGIAEQRRELEALRRRELGAEVERRLFYARLFAMEKQTYYQLFDQGHLSEQSYRELCHSIDLQGAELRHSGRLPEVTTRALWTRTLHQGLTHLAELLGGFRGWAEKLRRDRIAADYERAWGRYRVSRQILDQLENPDFAAGNLGLVEEVRNQYQRWHDTALTTIDETAAQYPEFVNLMQERLAWRLMLAAESEVIQGEVRAGSIAAGVAQEMLARLEAESHALRGRDAAALAADPAELLRKVPFFAETPESEYARVAEVLKLRTLPAGRTVIREGGRDRSLFLIARGVVRASRQGGEGGAGEEELGTLMAGDFIGEMALLNGTPRAATCRAVTPCSIYELAFRDFEAVRAVCPAIQAALEAADSERRDPA
- a CDS encoding aldolase/citrate lyase family protein: MSNSTLRQMADNREAKFGTGIFEFDSPGIGHILKAGGAEYAFVDCEHSGFGLDALKRLLRYMEAAGLPTFVRPPSQSSHHIATFLDAGAEGLMLPMVSTADQARAIVEAMKYTPEGSRGVALGIAHDRYAPGPVLEKLDAANRRTVCLVLIETKEGIANVDEIAATDGVDVLWIGHFDLSCSLGIAGQFEHPDFLAAVDRVVAAGRAHGKSLGRMVSNIEDGVALNTQGFDFICYSGDLWLLQEALRTGIGELRQRCG